A region of the Pseudonocardia cypriaca genome:
GACGGTGGCGGCGAGGCCGTAGCGGTCGGCGCTCGCCTCCTGCAACGCGGTGGGGAAGTCGCGCACGACCCGGACCGGGGCGACCGGACCGAACGTCTCCTCGCTCATCACCGCCATGGCCGGGACGCACCCGATCAGCACGGTGGGCGGGTAGAACGCGCCGGGCCCGCCCGGGATCGCGCCGCCGGTCAGGGCGTGCGCACCGGCGTCGAGCGCCCCCTGGACGTGCCCGTGCACGTGCTCGCGGTGCGCCCGGTCGACGAGCGGACCGATCCGATCCGCCCACTGCCGCGCCTCCCCCACGAGCGCCTCGATGAACGCGTCGGCCTCGGCGGCGTGCACGAAGATCCGCTCGACGGACACGCAGATCTGCCCCGCGTTGGCGAACGCTCCGAGCGCGGCCTGCGCGGCGGCCCACCCCGGGTCGACTCCCGCGTCGACGATCAGCGGGTCGTTCCCGCCGTTCTCCAGCAGCGGGCGGGCACCGGTGCGGGCGCAGGCCTCGGTGATGGCGCGGCCGGTCGCGGAGCTGCCGACGTGCGCCACGACGTCGACCGGCGCCGAGGCGAGCCGGGCGCCGACCGCGCCGTCCCCGTCGACGATCTCGAGGACGCCGGGCGGCAGGGCTGCTGCCACCAGCTCGGCGAACCGGCGCCCGGTCTGCGGGCAGCGCTCGCTCGGCTTGTGGACGACGGTGTTGCCGGTGACGACCGCGGCCCCGATCAGCCCGGCCGCCACTGCCACCGGGTCGTTCCACGGCGTCAGCACGGCCACGACACCCCGCGGCTCGGGGACCATCAGGTCGGCGGCGTCCCAGGCACCGTGCAGGCTGCGGCCGCGGTGCACCGGCCCGAGCTCGGCGTACTGCACGAGCGTGCCGATGCCCGCGTCGACGCCACCACGGGCGTCCTCCACCGGCTTGCCGGTCTCCCGGGAGTTCAGGGCGGCGAGCTCGTCGGCGGCCTCGCGGACGGCGGCAGCGGCGGCGTGCAGGGCGGCCCCGCGCTCCGCCGCCGGCGTGCGGGCCCAATCGGACGCGGCGCGCCGAGCGGACGCGACGGCCTCGTCGCACCGCTCGGGCGTGGCGATCGGGACGCGCCCGACCACCTCGTCGGTGCGCGGGTCGAGGACGGTCAGCTCACGGTTCTCCAGCACGGTCACCGAGGAGCAGTACCCGCCCCCGAACTGGATCACGCTCGCACCAGCGACAGAGCTGTCACCACCACGGCGATGACTGCGGCCGCCAGCACGAGCCATGCGCCCGGACCCGGCGCGGCGACGACGTCCTGGCCTGCGGCGACCAGCACCCGTGCGTTGCGCATCGCAGCGGCCAGGTCCAGCCAGACGTGCGCCGCGACGGCCACGACGAGGCCGCACACGCCCACACCGAGCAGCCGCCCGCGGACGACGTGCGCGGGCCGTCCCGCCCGCAGCACCATCGCGAGCGCGGCGACGAGCGCCAGCGCGGCAGCCGCGCCGAGGGGGACTCCCAGCAGCGGCGCGGTCTCGGTCGGTGCGACGACGGGGATGTCGAGCCCGTACTCGGAGCCGGCTTCGGAGTAGCTGGAGGTCCACGGCGAGCCGGTGGTGATCCCCCGCCCGGCGACGACCTCCCCGAAGCAGGCACCGACCGCGACCGCCGCCAGGGCCGGCAGCAGCAGGGCGACGCTGGTCCGCGGGCGTCGCGGTAGAGCGGGAAGCCCGGCGACGAGCACCGCGACCACGAGCGCCACCAGAGCGGCGGCCAGTACGAGCCACGTGCCCGCGCCGACCTGCACGACCTGCCATGGACTGCCCGGCCCGCGCGCGTCGCCGAGCTCGGCGGCCACATCGAACCCGATCGAGGCCGCCCCGCCGACCAGCAGGCCCGCGACGAGCGCGGCCATGCCGGGAGCGGCACGCAGCGGCCTCGAACCCGAAGCGAGCACGAGGATCGCGACGACGAGCGCGAGGACGGCGCCGAGGGTGACCAACCCGCCGACGGCAGGTGCCGCGGCGGCCCGTTCGAACAGGCGCGCCAGCTCGGGGTCGGGCCACAGCAGCCCGGCGAGGGTGAAGAACCACGGTATGACGAACTGGTCGATCGCCGAGACGGCATGTCCCGGCTCCGTGGACCACATCACCCAGCTCCAGCCGGTACGGACCTGGACCATCTCGCCCGATGCGGATGACGACTCCACGTAGAGCACGAGCGCGCCGGACTGGCCGATCACGGCGAGTGCGGATGCCACGACCGCGAGGCCCGCGGCCAGCAACCGCCGCCGACGCCCGGCCGCGGCCGCGCAACGGGGTACCACGCACCTGTGGACATGCGGACACGGTCGCACCTCGCTCCGGGAGGGCTCCCCGACCCTCGGACCACCGTTGCGGGGCGGCGCCACCCGGATCCGGCCACGTTCCGGCTCAGGACCGGTGCGGCAGCTTCTTCGGGGTCGACGGCGGCGGCACCACCGGGCCGGCGTCGCCGTCGGGTGCGGTGTCGAGGTCGACGATCACGGGAGCGTGGTCGCTCGGGCCGCTGCCCTTGCGTGCCTTGCGGTCCACCCAGGCCGCCTGCACGCGCGCGGCCGGGTCGGCCCCCGCGAGCACGAGGTCGATGCGCATGCCGAGGTCCTGGTGGAACCGCCCGGCGCGGTAGTCCCAGTAGGTGAAGATCCGGTCGGACGGCCAGCGGTCGCGCACCACGTCGTGCAGGCCGAGGCCCTTGATCTCGGCGAGCGCCTTCCGCTCGG
Encoded here:
- a CDS encoding aldehyde dehydrogenase family protein; translated protein: MTVLENRELTVLDPRTDEVVGRVPIATPERCDEAVASARRAASDWARTPAAERGAALHAAAAAVREAADELAALNSRETGKPVEDARGGVDAGIGTLVQYAELGPVHRGRSLHGAWDAADLMVPEPRGVVAVLTPWNDPVAVAAGLIGAAVVTGNTVVHKPSERCPQTGRRFAELVAAALPPGVLEIVDGDGAVGARLASAPVDVVAHVGSSATGRAITEACARTGARPLLENGGNDPLIVDAGVDPGWAAAQAALGAFANAGQICVSVERIFVHAAEADAFIEALVGEARQWADRIGPLVDRAHREHVHGHVQGALDAGAHALTGGAIPGGPGAFYPPTVLIGCVPAMAVMSEETFGPVAPVRVVRDFPTALQEASADRYGLAATVLTSDMEHAQRAWRELPVGTVKVNNVFGGAPGGASQPRGDSGSGFGFGPELLDEMTAVKVVHLAPAPRPT